Proteins co-encoded in one Arachis stenosperma cultivar V10309 chromosome 7, arast.V10309.gnm1.PFL2, whole genome shotgun sequence genomic window:
- the LOC130939882 gene encoding protein FAR1-RELATED SEQUENCE 5-like yields MKKAIGIIHSRMDLNLNKMGCIQLSIEGVAVYVDFWEIKPSGGDFFGTNSDEEFPRGDDIDFLDDNSEADKDRPQDKRIAELSREDIMQLQFTDEEAVYRFYKTYAMMHDFTVRLDEVRRDSDGCIIMCQIICNRVGSRREEVEKDERIWDHRPLTRSFCPARICARLDRKIYKWKVVSLYEEHSHGLVDPLDISMMPEYYTFSVSDKAQAKNLHAIGIRTCHILRYLAFQKGGYANLSFNQKDMYNLITQHRKEKVKGGNANDAISYLGGKAGNDFYFFGSRIDCECFGDVLTFDSTYNKNVYSKPLVIFSGSNHHGQTVIFGCDFLVNEDIGSYKWLLETFLEAMGNKHPMAVVTNKDLSMREAIK; encoded by the exons ATGAAGAAAGCTATTGGAATAATCCACTCTAGGATGGATTTGAATCTTAACAAAATGGGGTGCATTCAATTATCAATTGAAG GTGTTGCT GTGTATGTTGATTTTTGGGAGATAAAACCGTCAGGTGGCGATTTTTTTGGAACAAACTCCGATGAGGAGTTCCCAAGAGGAGACGATATAGATTTTTTAGATGACAATTCGGAGGCTGATAAAGATAGACCTCAAGATAAGAGAATAGCAGAGCTGTCACGGGAAGATATCATGCAACTTCAGTTTACAGATGAGGAAGCTGTTTATCGATTCTACAAGACTTATGCAATGATGCACGATTTCACTGTGAGGTTGGATGAAGTCAGACGTGATAGCGATGGTTGCATAATTATGTGCCAAATTATTTGCAATCGGGTGGGCTCAAGAAGGGAAGAGGTTGAAAAGGACGAAAGAATCTGGGACCACCGACCCCTAACTCGAAGTTTTTGTCCGGCGAGAATTTGTGCAAGACTAGAtagaaaaatttataaatggaAGGTTGTTTCGTTGTACGAAGAGCACTCTCATGGATTAGTTGATCCACTCGATATTAGCATGATGCCTGAGTATTACACATTCAGTGTCTCGGATAAAGCTCAGGCGAAGAATTTGCATGCCATAGGCATCAGGACCTGTCACATCTTGAGATACTTGGCTTTTCAAAAAGGTGGATATGCAAACTTGTCATTCAACCAAAAAGATATGTACAACCTTATTACTCAACATAGGAAGGAAAAGGTGAAGGGTGGTAATGCAAATGATGCAATAAGCTACCTGGGAGGTAAAGCTGGGAATGATTTTTATTTCTTTGGTAG CCGTATTGATTGTGAGTGCTTTGGGGATGTCTTGACATTTGATTCGACTTACAATAAGAATGTCTACAGTAAACCACTTGTGATATTTTCTGGTAGCAATCATCATGGACAAACCGTCATATTTGGATGTGATTTTCTTGTTAATGAGGATATTGGTTCATACAAGTGGCTCTTGGAAACATTTTTGGAAGCAATGGGGAATAAACACCCTATGGCAGTTGTCACCAACAAAGATCTTTCAATGAGAGAAGCCATTAAATAG